The Salmo trutta chromosome 6, fSalTru1.1, whole genome shotgun sequence genome has a window encoding:
- the LOC115196124 gene encoding complex I assembly factor TIMMDC1, mitochondrial: MMHPPERPGASPAPCQQAASAPQGTLCTRPLRGLLQLAMPSLGLLPRVHAADSVAPAPVQIPSPLPSLVGKPEFPDTGWDRIKDLFDRDEMQMYPEELSSVVKSTLAAALAGMIYGGLPAARHARERFIQLHQAEIYHSRVEAVRSAHNAAIRGFVRYGWRWSWRVAAFVTLFNTVSTGLSVYRDKYTLSHYAAAGAVTGGLFRLNLGLGGLMAGTAIGATMGVPAGALIIAMQGLAGETVRERRRRERRELYELKLAEWSARLQLTDDLIGDLSSSGRIQDVDQDIQKIQELLSLPRNEGVAQDSDSH; this comes from the exons ATGATGCATCCTCCTGAACGGCCTGGGGCATCCCCAGCCCCATGTCAGCAGGCAGCCTCTGCCCCCCAGGGCACCCTCTGCACCAGACCACTGCGGGGTCTCCTCCAGCTAGCCATGCCCTCCCTGGGCCTCCTCCCCAGGGTCCATGCAGCTGACAGTGTGGCGCCGGCCCCGGTACAGATCCCCTCCCCCCTGCCCAGCCTCGTGGGCAAGCCAGAGTTCCCAGACACTGGATGGGACCGCATCAAGGATCTCTTCGACAGGGA TGAAATGCAGATGTATCCTGAGGAGCTCTCCAGCGTGGTGAAGAGTACCTTAGCTGCCGCCTTGGCTGGCATGATCTACGGAGGGCTGCCCGCCGCCCGGCACGCCAGGGAGAGGTTCATCCAGCTCCACCAGGCTGAGATATACCACAGCCGAGTGGAAGCTGTG CGTTCTGCCCATAACGCAGCCATCCGGGGATTTGTGCGGTACGGCTGGAGGTGGAGCTGGAGAGTAGCAGCCTTTGTCACATTATTCAA cACTGTGAGCACAGGCCTGTCTGTGTACAGAGATAAGTATACCCTCAGCCACTACGCAGCAGCAGGAG CTGTGACAGGAGGCCTATTCAGGCTGAATCTGGGTCTCGGGGGACTGATGGCAGGCACGGCCATAGGAGCAACCATGGG GGTGCCGGCAGGAGCTCTGATCATTGCCATGCAGGGATTGGCGGGAGAAACGGtccgggagaggaggaggagggagcgcAGGGAGCTGTATGAACTAAAACTGGCAGAATG GAGTGCCCGTTTGCAGTTGACGGATGACCTGATTGGTGATTTGAGCAGCAGTGGGCGGATCCAGGATGTAGACCAGGACATACAGAAGATCCAGGAGCTGCTCAGTTTACCACGGAACGAGGGCGTGGCCCAGGACTCTGACAGCCATTGA
- the poglut1 gene encoding protein O-glucosyltransferase 1, translating to MRLPWLLIPLLTLQFCGVDFSVAGSGNGGRWQIYLEKITKATQLYKPCSPYNCSCHLSVLNDDLRPFREGVSEELMADTLRRGVGTHYQIISGKLYREQNCMFPARCSGVEHFILQVIDKLPDVEMVVNVRDYPQVPGWVQPILPVLSFSKTADYQDIMYPAWTFWEGGPAVWPIYPTGLGRWDLMRDDLKKSAAQWPWKRKESRGFFRGSRTSPERDPLVLLSREAPDLVDAEYTKNQAWKSEKDTLGRPPAKEIPLVEHCQYKYLFNFRGVAASFRLKHLFLCGSLVFHVGEEWLEFFYPQLLPWVHYIPVKQDLSDLRELLQFVKENDDIAQEIAVRGQRFILDHLRMEDVSCYWERLLTEFGGLLKYKLQRKTNYNQVIHKHGRTEL from the exons ATGAGGCTGCCGTGGCTCTTGATCCCTCTTCTAACTTTACAGTTTTGTGGAGTTGATTTCAGCGTGGCCGGATCAG GTAATGGTGGCAGGTGGCAGATATACCTTGAAAAGATCACCAAAGCCACGCAACTTTACAAGCCTTGCAGCCCATACAACTGCAGTTGCCATCTCAG TGTCTTGAATGATGACCTACGACCCTTCAGAGAGGGAGTGTCTGAGGAGCTAATGGCGGACACGCTTCGTCGTGGCGTGGGCACCCATTACCAAATCATTAGTGGTAAACTGTATCGGGAACAGAACTGTATGTTCCCAGCCAG GTGTAGTGGGGTGGAGCACTTCATCCTGCAGGTGATTGACAAGTTGCCAGACGTGGAGATGGTGGTGAACGTGCGGGACTACCCTCAGGTGCCAGGCTGGGTGCAGCCTATCCTGCCTGTCCTGTCTTTCAGTAAG ACTGCTGACTACCAGGACATCATGTATCCTGCCTGGACCTTTTGGGAGGGGGGCCCGGCGGTATGGCCCATATATCCCACTGGACTAGGACGATGGGACCTCATGAGGGATGACCTTAAAAA ATCGGCAGCACAGTGGCCCTGGAAGAGGAAAGAGTCCAGAGGATTCTTCAGAGGCTCCAGGACTAGTCCTGAGAGGGACCCCCTGGTCCTTCTGTCCAGAGAGGCTCCAGACCTGGTGGATGCTGAGTACACAAAGAACCAGGCCTGGAAGTCTGAGAAG GACACACTAGGTAGACCACCAGCTAAGGAGATTCCCCTGGTGGAGCACTGCCAATACAA GTACCTGTTCAACTTCCGGGGCGTGGCGGCCAGCTTCCGCCTCAAGCACCTGTTCCTGTGTGGCTCTCTGGTCTTCCATGTAGGGGAGGAGTGGCTGGAGTTCTTCTATCCCCAGCTGCTGCCCTGGGTACACTACATCCCTGTCAAACAGGACCTCTCTGACCTCAG GGAACTGCTACAGTTTGTGAAAGAAAACGATGACATCGCTCAAGAGATTGCCGTTAG GGGTCAGCGGTTCATCCTGGACCACCTGAGGATGGAGGACGTGTCGTGTTACTGGGAGAGACTCCTCACTGAGTTCGGTGGGCTGCTCAAGTACAAACTCCAGAGGAAGACTAACTACAATCAGGTCATCCACAAGCATGGGAGGACAGAACTGTGA